One Pseudomonas fluorescens genomic region harbors:
- a CDS encoding diiron oxygenase translates to MTASPVERDEAAVSWAQRFTLGDWNRRAAVRISAHDYQLPDDLQQQLLTRHWFPPAFLPYLQHPAIVAASRETVHRLTANHLVHFLDYTTLLEHRVVNRAVEVIVHGELPAFVPPRMKTAALQLYTDEGYHALFSNRLAEQIADLYGFANRPVMPQRISRLHALINRTRDSDRALAWFLVGFVSETIIARELLDVCRDSLVSSVNDMLRDHLTDEARHSRYFAEVFHYLWLTLNSRQRNFAAKTLLNVIEIFFEVDEHWLRQSLLSNGIAEAAVDEIFAGLTDVQAKRLRTRSGATATLAALKAAGFFALANNRKLFSRAGLFDE, encoded by the coding sequence ATGACCGCCTCCCCTGTTGAACGGGACGAAGCTGCGGTTTCCTGGGCTCAGCGTTTCACCCTTGGCGACTGGAACCGCCGCGCCGCCGTGCGCATCAGCGCGCACGATTACCAGCTGCCCGACGACCTCCAGCAGCAACTGCTGACCCGTCACTGGTTTCCGCCCGCGTTTCTGCCGTATCTGCAACACCCGGCCATTGTCGCTGCGAGTCGTGAGACGGTCCATCGTCTGACCGCTAATCATCTGGTGCACTTTCTCGACTACACGACGCTGCTGGAACACCGCGTCGTCAATCGTGCCGTGGAAGTGATCGTCCATGGTGAGCTGCCCGCCTTCGTTCCTCCACGCATGAAAACCGCTGCGCTGCAGCTCTACACGGATGAGGGTTATCACGCGCTGTTCTCCAATCGCCTTGCCGAGCAGATCGCCGATCTTTATGGCTTTGCCAATCGGCCGGTGATGCCGCAGCGGATCAGCCGTCTCCACGCGCTGATCAACCGGACCCGTGACAGCGACCGCGCGCTGGCATGGTTTCTAGTTGGATTTGTCTCCGAAACGATCATTGCCCGTGAGCTGCTCGATGTCTGCCGCGACAGTCTGGTGTCGAGCGTCAACGACATGCTGCGCGACCATCTCACCGACGAAGCCCGGCACAGCCGCTACTTCGCCGAGGTGTTCCATTACCTGTGGCTGACCCTGAACAGCCGTCAGCGCAACTTCGCCGCCAAAACCCTGCTGAACGTCATCGAGATTTTCTTCGAGGTCGATGAGCACTGGTTGCGACAAAGCCTTCTCAGCAATGGCATCGCCGAGGCAGCCGTAGACGAAATTTTCGCCGGCCTGACCGATGTGCAAGCCAAACGCCTGCGCACTCGAAGTGGCGCCACGGCCACCCTCGCCGCGCTGAAAGCCGCCGGTTTTTTCGCATTGGCCAACAACCGCAAACTCTTTTCCAGAGCAGGACTGTTCGATGAATGA
- a CDS encoding MFS transporter, with the protein MNEAKPVITTQQRRGAVGLLLAMILLGVFPLDVLLPSFPALAEHFRRSPADIALSVSVFAVGIAFSQLLIGPLSDVIGRKGLVLAGMSVAILGAIGCTISSDYSLFLAFRVMQALGCGCFVLSQALVQDLFEGEERDRLRILMVTATGIFISISPLAGTFLQASLGWRGSFWVFAALAAAVLIKAWLFLDNGRPVAGDKRLSFFKAYRWVLGDFDFVGLWLISAFAFACHFSFIVISPLIFMDQLQLSAYEFSLILLIYGAAYIVGGLVASTLSRRILPGQQIVAGLSLILLSGLVMLLLCANFELSAATVLIPMLICTAGTTIARPAATSRAMGLFPDNAGTSASAGSTIIFICGGLISALISLSPANLQTTLGYCFVALSGVALLINKCISRRVGTFEAANTLRHEAD; encoded by the coding sequence ATGAATGAAGCAAAACCTGTGATCACGACCCAGCAGCGACGCGGGGCGGTCGGGCTGTTACTGGCGATGATCCTGCTGGGCGTGTTTCCGCTGGATGTTTTGCTTCCCTCATTTCCAGCCCTGGCCGAACACTTTCGCCGCAGCCCGGCGGATATCGCGCTATCGGTCAGCGTATTCGCCGTCGGCATCGCATTCTCTCAACTGCTGATCGGTCCGCTTTCCGATGTGATCGGCCGCAAAGGCTTGGTCCTCGCTGGAATGAGCGTGGCGATACTCGGCGCAATCGGTTGCACGATATCCAGCGATTATTCGCTGTTCCTCGCCTTTCGAGTGATGCAGGCATTGGGCTGCGGCTGCTTTGTCCTGTCTCAGGCATTGGTACAGGATCTGTTCGAAGGCGAGGAACGTGATCGCCTGCGCATCCTGATGGTCACGGCGACGGGGATCTTCATTTCGATATCGCCATTGGCCGGCACCTTCCTGCAGGCCAGCCTCGGCTGGCGCGGCAGCTTCTGGGTGTTTGCCGCACTGGCTGCGGCGGTGCTGATCAAAGCGTGGCTGTTCCTCGACAACGGACGGCCTGTCGCCGGTGACAAGCGTCTCTCATTTTTCAAGGCTTACCGATGGGTGCTGGGGGATTTCGACTTCGTTGGCCTTTGGCTGATATCAGCATTCGCGTTTGCCTGCCACTTTTCCTTCATCGTTATTTCGCCGTTGATTTTCATGGACCAATTGCAGCTGTCGGCTTACGAGTTTTCCCTGATCCTGTTGATTTATGGCGCTGCCTACATCGTCGGAGGTCTTGTCGCCTCGACGTTGAGTCGGCGCATTTTGCCCGGTCAGCAGATCGTCGCCGGACTCAGCCTGATCCTGCTGTCGGGTCTGGTCATGCTGCTCCTTTGCGCGAACTTCGAACTGTCAGCCGCCACCGTGCTGATCCCGATGTTGATCTGCACCGCCGGCACCACCATCGCGCGTCCCGCCGCCACATCCCGCGCCATGGGCCTTTTTCCTGATAACGCTGGCACCTCGGCCTCGGCGGGCAGCACGATCATCTTCATCTGCGGCGGATTGATCAGCGCATTGATCAGCCTGAGCCCGGCCAACCTTCAGACCACGCTGGGCTACTGCTTCGTCGCGCTCAGCGGCGTGGCGCTGCTGATCAACAAGTGCATCAGTCGCCGTGTCGGTACGTTTGAAGCTGCGAACACATTGCGCCACGAAGCCGATTGA
- the ilvD gene encoding dihydroxy-acid dehydratase, giving the protein MPDYRSKTSTHGRNMAGARALWRATGMKDDDFKKPIIAIANSFTQFVPGHVHLKDLGQLVAREIERAGGVAKEFNTIAVDDGIAMGHDGMLYSLPSREIIADSVEYMVNAHCADAIVCISNCDKITPGMLMAALRLNIPVIFVSGGPMEAGKTKLASHGLDLVDAMVIAADSSASDEKVAEYERSACPTCGSCSGMFTANSMNCLTEALGLALPGNGSTLATHSDREQLFLQAGRTIVELCKRYYTENDDSVLPRNIANFKAFENAMMLDIAMGGSTNTILHLLAAAQEAEIDFDLRDIDRLSRSVPQLCKVAPNIQKYHMEDVHRAGGIFSILGSLARGGLLHTDLPTVHSRSMEEAIAKWDITQTTDEAVHHFFKAGPAGIPTQTAFSQSTRWETLDDDRENGCIRSFEHAYSQEGGLAVLYGNIALDGCVVKTAGVDESIHVFEGNAKIFESQDSAVRGILADEVQAGDIVIIRYEGPKGGPGMQEMLYPTSYLKSKGLGKACALLTDGRFSGGTSGLSIGHASPEAAAGGAIGLVQDGDKVLIDIPNRSINLLVSDEELAARRAEQDKKGWKPVEIRPRKVTTALKAYALLATSADKGAVRNKAMLDGL; this is encoded by the coding sequence ATGCCAGATTACCGCTCGAAAACATCCACCCATGGCCGCAATATGGCCGGCGCCCGCGCACTGTGGCGCGCCACCGGGATGAAGGATGACGACTTCAAAAAGCCGATCATCGCCATTGCCAACTCGTTCACTCAGTTCGTACCGGGCCATGTACACCTGAAAGATCTGGGCCAACTGGTCGCCCGCGAAATCGAACGCGCCGGCGGTGTAGCGAAAGAATTCAACACCATCGCCGTGGATGACGGCATCGCCATGGGTCACGACGGCATGCTGTATTCGCTGCCGAGCCGCGAGATCATCGCCGACTCCGTCGAATACATGGTCAACGCCCATTGCGCCGACGCCATTGTCTGCATTTCCAACTGCGACAAGATCACCCCCGGCATGCTCATGGCCGCCCTGCGCCTGAACATTCCAGTGATCTTCGTTTCCGGCGGCCCGATGGAAGCCGGCAAGACCAAACTTGCTTCCCACGGCCTCGACCTGGTCGATGCCATGGTGATCGCCGCCGACTCCAGCGCTTCTGACGAGAAAGTCGCCGAGTACGAGCGTAGCGCCTGCCCGACGTGCGGTTCGTGCTCCGGCATGTTCACCGCCAACTCGATGAACTGCCTGACCGAAGCGCTGGGCCTGGCCTTGCCGGGCAACGGTTCGACCCTCGCCACTCATAGCGATCGCGAACAGCTGTTTCTGCAGGCCGGTCGCACCATCGTTGAACTGTGCAAGCGCTACTACACCGAGAACGACGACTCGGTGCTGCCGCGCAATATCGCCAACTTCAAGGCGTTCGAGAACGCGATGATGCTCGACATCGCCATGGGCGGGTCGACCAACACCATCCTGCACTTGCTCGCTGCCGCTCAGGAAGCCGAGATCGATTTCGACCTGCGCGACATCGACCGCCTATCGCGCAGCGTGCCGCAGCTGTGCAAAGTCGCGCCGAACATCCAGAAATACCACATGGAAGACGTGCACCGCGCCGGGGGTATTTTCAGCATCCTCGGTTCGCTGGCGCGTGGCGGTCTGCTGCACACCGACCTGCCGACCGTGCACAGTCGCAGCATGGAAGAAGCCATCGCCAAGTGGGACATCACCCAGACCACTGATGAAGCGGTGCATCACTTCTTCAAGGCGGGTCCTGCCGGTATTCCAACGCAGACCGCGTTCAGCCAATCGACACGCTGGGAAACCCTGGATGACGACCGTGAAAACGGCTGCATCCGCAGTTTCGAACATGCCTATTCGCAAGAAGGCGGCCTGGCGGTGCTGTACGGCAACATCGCGCTGGACGGCTGCGTGGTGAAAACCGCCGGTGTCGATGAGTCGATCCATGTGTTTGAAGGCAACGCGAAGATCTTCGAAAGCCAGGACAGCGCCGTACGCGGCATCCTCGCTGACGAAGTGCAGGCCGGCGACATCGTGATCATTCGTTACGAAGGCCCGAAAGGCGGCCCGGGCATGCAGGAAATGCTCTATCCGACCTCGTACCTGAAATCCAAAGGCCTGGGCAAAGCCTGCGCCTTGCTCACCGACGGCCGTTTCTCCGGCGGTACTTCGGGCCTGTCCATCGGCCACGCTTCGCCAGAGGCCGCGGCCGGTGGCGCGATCGGTCTGGTGCAGGATGGCGACAAAGTGCTGATCGACATTCCGAACCGCTCGATCAACCTGTTGGTCAGCGACGAAGAACTGGCGGCACGCCGTGCCGAGCAGGACAAGAAAGGCTGGAAACCGGTGGAGATCCGTCCACGCAAAGTCACCACCGCACTCAAGGCCTATGCCCTGCTGGCGACCAGCGCCGATAAAGGTGCCGTGCGTAACAAGGCGATGCTTGACGGTCTGTAA